CAGTCCATACAATTCTGAATCTTGTCTTTCGTCGGTCAGAATTTTCGATGATTCTATTTTTGTCAACAGATGTTACGGAGGAAATGACGGACAGAATGTGTATATAAACTACAGCCCTCCGTGTACTGTAGGACATAATCTATTCATACTGATGAAATACGGAGTGAAAGTTGACGCCATGCCCGATTACTGGAAAGATCGCGCGGCCCTGAGAAAAGGAATCCTTTCGTCAAATAAATGTAAGCTACCGCTTTTAGAAGTCGATACAATTATGGTGTATTAGGAGATAGTCTATacattatttctaaatattcAGTAAGCTGCAGTGTGGTATGATTGGCAGCGTCGTACATAATTTACGACAGAAATTTATAAAAcgttattattatagataccCATCTGTACataaatttactcaattattGAGTACACAGAACGAGAACGAATTGCTAAATTTAGGTAAATACTGTTTCGTAGGTCTGAAAAGAATCCAATCACGTATATGATTAAATGTTGTTATATCCTTTACTACTTTACAAAGTGACGGGTGCCGATATAGAAACGGCGTTAGgacatattatattttatattttccgaaATGTAATGTATAGTTCTGAAAGTactgtatttatagaaatttatTGTATGAAATTAAGGACCATGATGGTCTATTTCAATAAACTTAAACTTAAGAACATAatggggagggggggggggttataGTTGCAGACATTTTGGGAAAGTGCTCATTTGGCAAATATTGTAGTTATATCCAATAGAATTTTCTAATGTAGTCCAGAGTCCTTGGCTTGGGACTGAGATCGCTTGCAATTAAATTGTTTCGAATGTTATTCCATTTCAGGGGAAATTCCGGCTGAATACATGAACATGTTAAAACAACAGTATTGTtgatgatagaatttgtatACGTTGTTGTACCACGTTTGTGggtaaaaataaatcaatataaaagcaaaatttgaattgtatttttttctgtaaacAACACCCGGCTCGGATAACACAATCTGCAAAATTGGTCCGAGTTTGAGAAAGTCAGAAATAAGGATTGAAAAATTTGCTACGGAGTAGGAAAACACGATGTAGTCCGGATTATGTCTGAGTTGAGCGAGGTTCAGTTTCTTTGATGAGACCTGGTTGAACCTGATGCAATGGTCGTGGCACCTCTGTATCATTTGGGATGACCATAGTCGCCGGTAGATCATGCTGAAGGCGACGCTTAATTCTTCCATAGAACACTATTGATTGACCAAAATAGGTCAGTTTTCGATCGTTCTGGTACAAACCAGTTCGTGGCACGTACGACAAAACCATTTAAcgacaaaatcatttttgaggGACCTGTTTTATATAAACTGAGAATGCATGCTCCTGGTGATTTTCTGAACAAGTTTAATGTTTTGTCAGACGGACAATACCCaacacaaaaataaatcagagGATATTACTATTATTCCACAGTATAACTATTATTATTCCTCAGTATTTCTATCATtgttattactattatcattcCTCAGGAATAGATATAAATGGTTTCGAATTCTTTGAACCACCAGAGGGTTCTTCCCCTCTCTTAATCCTTGATTAACGTCGTTAATTTCAGCTGACTAGTGGAAACATCACTCCAAGAACAAACTAAAATGATGTTAAACATAGTTCAAGTTTGTGATAGAACTGATAGACATTTTCCCAGCTAGTCAGATATTtcactgtaaaatatttcaccaTCTACAATGCATTCTGACTTGTAAAAcgaatattgatattcaattcagttacaatttaatatttta
This sequence is a window from Tubulanus polymorphus chromosome 9, tnTubPoly1.2, whole genome shotgun sequence. Protein-coding genes within it:
- the LOC141910629 gene encoding uncharacterized protein LOC141910629 codes for the protein MNVLLSVIVALIAGVQASIVLRYKYDDFDHDLLVANYPKYFDFLSKASDGCVTFKPVENEDEPYIKVVSMEACYGGNDGQNVYINYSPPCTVGHNLFILMKYGVKVDAMPDYWKDRAALRKGILSSNKWEIPAEYMNMLKQQYC